One genomic region from Glaciimonas sp. PAMC28666 encodes:
- the gcvH gene encoding glycine cleavage system protein GcvH has translation MSTAFPTDVVYTETHEWIRIEADGSLTVGITDFGQEQLGSLVYVALPQIGAQLTGGADAGVVESNKTASDVHAPVSGTVLSVNEVLNETPEAINAAPYVQWIFKLQPDADFDAAIFLDAAAYCAMIG, from the coding sequence ATGTCCACCGCATTTCCCACTGATGTTGTCTATACCGAAACGCACGAATGGATACGCATCGAAGCTGATGGCAGCCTGACCGTCGGTATCACCGATTTCGGGCAGGAGCAGCTTGGTTCTCTGGTCTATGTGGCGTTGCCGCAGATCGGGGCTCAGCTCACAGGCGGGGCCGACGCTGGCGTGGTCGAATCGAACAAGACCGCATCCGACGTTCACGCACCGGTCTCCGGCACGGTGCTGAGCGTCAATGAAGTACTCAACGAAACGCCAGAAGCCATCAACGCCGCGCCTTACGTACAATGGATTTTTAAGTTACAGCCAGACGCCGATTTCGACGCTGCCATCTTCCTTGATGCTGCCGCCTATTGCGCCATGATCGGCTAG
- a CDS encoding DUF2784 domain-containing protein, which yields MLYRLSADAVLLLHITFIAFVLLGAALATRWRWIIAAHLPAAAWGFFVELSGRICPLTVVENFLRAKAGESGYAGGFVEHYFVPMIYPAGLSRDIQLVLAGVVLIANFAIYGWLFIARRAPR from the coding sequence ATGCTCTATCGTTTATCCGCCGATGCCGTCCTGCTGCTTCACATCACTTTTATCGCGTTCGTCCTTCTCGGAGCCGCGTTAGCGACGCGGTGGCGTTGGATCATCGCTGCGCATTTGCCAGCCGCCGCGTGGGGATTTTTTGTAGAACTATCCGGGCGGATTTGCCCTCTCACGGTTGTCGAGAATTTCCTGCGCGCCAAGGCAGGTGAATCTGGATACGCGGGTGGCTTCGTTGAACATTATTTTGTGCCGATGATCTATCCCGCAGGCCTCTCCAGAGACATTCAGTTAGTTCTTGCAGGTGTGGTCCTCATTGCTAATTTCGCAATCTACGGCTGGCTTTTCATTGCCCGCCGAGCGCCGAGATAA